One window of Pyrus communis chromosome 12, drPyrComm1.1, whole genome shotgun sequence genomic DNA carries:
- the LOC137709772 gene encoding transcription factor TCP5-like, with translation MITNSRDKGFQAKQEGHNNNNNNDGNNNSSFQKASSSSTTTSRQWSGFRNPRIVRVSRTFGGKDRHSKVSTVRGLRDRRIRLSVPTAIQLYDLQDRLGLSQPSKVIDWLLDITEQDIDKLPPLQVPHGFGHQFHQPMLNPHKAGNSLVAPFFDVNSTFMEADQVDHQEVHDQAKGKSIRTNDGQDDQNRHDHEGNVSGQLLAQKLFPIGNHPSSIPGLLNNAMAYNYYHNYSEPSTLSLAQFGSHEFPQVPQIDQHHSHMMSTNALSFSTPMPSVSQLFFCPPTATPTLFGSYSPYITNPIVEGTSTATDQPRQANHFQFLSSPSNSQNFLANNALMPPLHSVSSSLKSFPSLVHPKQQLHLNSQNNNGSQPNKDVP, from the coding sequence ATGATAACAAATTCAAGGGACAAGGGTTTCCAAGCCAAGCAAGAGggccacaacaacaacaataacaatgaTGGGAACAACAATAGCAGTTTTCAGAAGGCATCATCATCAAGTACTACTACTTCAAGGCAATGGTCTGGATTTAGAAATCCAAGGATCGTACGTGTTTCGCGTACTTTCGGTGGGAAAGATAGGCACAGCAAGGTTTCCACAGTGAGGGGATTGAGGGACAGGAGAATTAGGCTTTCAGTACCAACAGCCATTCAATTATATGATCTTCAAGATAGGCTTGGTCTTAGCCAACCTAGCAAGGTAATAGACTGGCTGCTTGACATTACGGAACAAGATATCGATAAGCTCCCTCCACTTCAAGTTCCTCATGGATTTGGtcatcaatttcatcaaccAATGCTAAATCCTCATAAAGCTGGTAATTCTCTTGTTGCTCCTTTCTTTGATGTAAATTCTACTTTTATGGAGGCAGACCAAGTTGATCATCAAGAAGTTCATGATCAAGCAAAAGGCAAGTCGATCAGGACAAACGACGGACAAGATGATCAAAATCGTCATGATCACGAAGGAAATGTTAGTGGACAACTCTTAGCTCAAAAGCTATTTCCCATAGGCAATCATCCTTCTTCCATACCTGGCTTGCTAAACAATGCAATGGCATACAACTACTATCACAACTATTCAGAGCCTTCAACGCTATCTCTAGCGCAGTTTGGTAGCCATGAATTTCCACAAGTACCACAAATAGATCAGCATCATAGTCACATGATGAGTACTAATGCCTTGTCATTTTCAACTCCAATGCCATCTGTTTCTCAATTATTCTTCTGTCCACCTACAGCAACACCGACGCTTTTCGGTTCATATTCTCCATATATTACCAATCCAATAGTGGAGGGTACTAGTACTGCTACTGATCAGCCTCGACAAGCCAACCATTTCCAATTTTTGAGCTCACCAAGTAATTCACAAAATTTCCTAGCTAACAATGCTCTCATGCCTCCTCTTCATTCAGTTAGCTCATCCTTGAAATCCTTTCCATCATTGGTTCATCCCAAGCAGCAGCTCCATTTGAATTCACAAAATAACAATGGAAGCCAACCAAATAAAGACGTTCCATAA